A window of Vibrio ishigakensis contains these coding sequences:
- a CDS encoding DUF4381 domain-containing protein, whose protein sequence is MSLKPSMQSPLLTEIVEPSAPAAISWLPLSTGWLCVFALLCLYLAYRVYLKIKQYQANAYRRAALAELASLQKLEVLPVLIRRAALYAYPRADVASLIGRDWEKWLDQRCAGSHFSTQFAGLLSNLAYMPSSALQDKQIEQFKAQVAHWLKHHEVNHD, encoded by the coding sequence ATGTCATTAAAACCTAGTATGCAAAGTCCGTTGTTAACGGAGATTGTGGAACCGAGCGCGCCTGCGGCTATCTCTTGGTTACCTCTATCTACGGGTTGGTTATGTGTGTTTGCACTCTTATGCCTTTACCTTGCTTATCGCGTGTATCTCAAGATAAAGCAGTATCAAGCCAACGCCTATCGCCGCGCTGCGTTAGCAGAACTGGCAAGCCTTCAGAAGTTGGAAGTATTGCCAGTGCTAATTCGACGTGCAGCGCTTTATGCCTACCCAAGGGCCGACGTGGCCAGTTTGATTGGCAGAGATTGGGAGAAATGGCTAGATCAGCGCTGCGCGGGTAGCCACTTTTCGACCCAGTTTGCAGGGCTTTTATCAAACCTTGCCTATATGCCAAGTAGCGCTTTGCAGGATAAACAAATCGAGCAATTCAAGGCTCAGGTTGCGCACTGGCTGAAACACCATGAGGTGAATCATGATTGA